The proteins below come from a single Desulfitobacterium metallireducens DSM 15288 genomic window:
- a CDS encoding gluconeogenesis factor YvcK family protein, whose translation MKRKAGDFRSNALKWLYPNLGVKRWFLLAVLGIFLFAAGLSVMNYGVALGYLEVQFREMVYHLTGSAPRTAVPMGIFISIIGIVAIFIGFKRMLSSIISALLPDDEGKIVDVMYTRQHLRRGPKIVVIGGGTGLSALLRGLKEYTCNLTAIVTVADDGGSSGKLRHEMGILPPGDVRNCLVALADTENIMEHLFSYRFNTGTLKGHSLGNLLIAGLADTFGDFQKGIESVSKVFALRGNVYPSTLEQVILGAELADGTVIKGETAVRDAEGRIKQVFLEPSDCHPMPEALKALEEADLIVLGPGSLYTSVLPNLLVEGLRDKIKEVSAPCVYVCNIMTEPGETDDYTVADHLQAIVDHCGANFVDVVLANNREIPQELLERYAQQDSFPVNGEARNVEWLGVKYVERDVLQADDIIRHDSTRLARELVRLLFRLKPMGEQIALVDSYLLSQKLRDES comes from the coding sequence ATGAAAAGAAAAGCAGGCGATTTCCGATCCAATGCCCTTAAGTGGCTTTATCCTAATCTCGGTGTGAAACGTTGGTTCCTTTTAGCCGTCTTAGGGATCTTCTTATTTGCTGCGGGTTTATCCGTCATGAATTATGGAGTTGCCTTGGGGTACTTGGAAGTGCAGTTTCGTGAAATGGTTTATCATTTAACGGGAAGTGCACCAAGAACCGCTGTGCCGATGGGTATTTTTATTTCGATAATAGGGATTGTTGCGATTTTCATTGGTTTTAAACGCATGTTAAGTTCAATCATTTCAGCCCTTTTGCCTGATGATGAGGGAAAAATTGTAGATGTAATGTATACACGCCAACATTTGCGACGCGGTCCCAAAATTGTCGTGATTGGCGGAGGAACTGGACTTTCGGCCCTTTTGCGGGGCTTAAAGGAATATACGTGTAATTTAACGGCAATTGTCACGGTTGCGGATGATGGAGGAAGCTCGGGAAAACTTCGTCATGAAATGGGAATTTTGCCCCCGGGAGATGTTCGTAACTGTCTTGTCGCTTTAGCTGATACAGAAAATATCATGGAGCATTTATTTTCCTACCGCTTTAATACGGGGACGTTAAAGGGACATAGCTTGGGGAATTTACTGATCGCTGGTTTAGCTGATACTTTTGGCGATTTCCAAAAGGGAATTGAGTCTGTGAGTAAGGTCTTTGCCCTGAGGGGAAATGTGTATCCCTCGACGCTAGAACAAGTCATATTGGGTGCAGAGCTTGCAGATGGAACCGTAATTAAAGGTGAAACAGCCGTCCGCGATGCGGAAGGGCGAATCAAACAGGTCTTTTTGGAACCCAGTGATTGCCATCCTATGCCTGAGGCTTTGAAAGCGCTTGAAGAAGCAGACTTGATCGTCTTGGGACCGGGAAGTCTTTATACGAGCGTTCTTCCTAATCTCTTAGTGGAGGGACTTCGGGATAAGATCAAGGAGGTTTCCGCTCCGTGTGTTTACGTCTGTAACATTATGACTGAGCCGGGTGAAACCGATGATTACACGGTAGCTGATCATCTTCAGGCGATTGTCGATCATTGCGGCGCAAATTTTGTTGATGTTGTTCTCGCTAATAATCGAGAGATTCCCCAAGAATTGTTGGAACGTTATGCTCAGCAAGACTCCTTTCCGGTTAATGGGGAAGCCCGTAATGTAGAATGGTTAGGGGTAAAATATGTAGAACGAGATGTGCTGCAGGCTGATGACATCATACGCCATGATTCGACGCGTCTGGCTCGGGAATTGGTTCGTCTTCTGTTTCGGTTAAAACCTATGGGCGAACAGATCGCGTTAGTGGATTCTTACCTTTTAAGTCAAAAGTTAAGGGATGAGTCTTAG